The Brachyhypopomus gauderio isolate BG-103 chromosome 12, BGAUD_0.2, whole genome shotgun sequence genome window below encodes:
- the dpep1 gene encoding dipeptidase 1 isoform X1 yields the protein MQCLRVLYVVLWAFGFTSTANEHKEHALRLMAEAPLIDGHNDLPWQLRLRFNNNLKSVDLYTLNSTHTNIHKIKEGRLAAQFWAAYAPCDSQYKDAVRQTLEQIDVIHRMCQKYPEDFMLAASSQDIMEAFAQNKTASLIGVEGGHSIDSSMGTLRIMYQLGVRYLTLTHSCNTPWADNWLVDTESEPVEHNGLTNFGKRLIREMNRMGMLVDLSHVSEQVMRQVLDTSKAPVIFSHSSTYAICPHKRNVPDDVLKKVEDNRGIVMVNFYNNFVTCRQSANLSDVADHFDHIKKIAGSSTVGFGGDYDGVNRVPTGLDDVSKYPDLVAELLRRGWTDDEIKDALGRNLIRVFKDVEMVRDTLTNTSPDDEPIPLEQVKNPCRTDYGYPPQPSSARVPSLGAPALVSTVALISLCVKFM from the exons ATGCAGTGCCTCAGGGTTCTATATGTGGTCCTCTGGGCTTTTGGGTTCACCTCCACAGCAAATGAACACAAAGAACATGCCCTGCGTCTGATGGCTGAGGCTCCTCTGATAGATGG GCACAATGATCTGCCATGGCAGTTGAGGTTACGGTTCAACAATAATCTCAAATCTGTGGATCTATACACCCTCAATTCCACACATACAAATATTCACAAAATTAAAGAGGGTCGCCTTGCAGCACAG TTCTGGGCAGCATATGCTCCATGTGACTCTCAATATAAAGATGCGGTCAGACAGACTCTGGAACAGATTGATGTTATTCACAGAATGTGCCAGAAATACCCAGAGGACTTCATGCTTGCTGCTAGCAGTCAAG ATATAATGGAGGCGTTTGCCCAGAACAAAACAGCCAGTCTGATCGGAGTAGAAGGTGGCCACTCCATAGACAGCAGCATGGGCACTTTGCGCATCATGTACCAGCTGGGTGTTCGTTACCTCACCCTCACGCACAGTTGTAACACTCCCTG GGCAGATAACTGGCTGGTGGATACAGAGTCTGAACCTGTGGAACACAACGGCCTTACCAACTTTGGCAAG AGGCTGATCAGAGAGATGAACCGCATGGGTATGCTGGTGGATCTGTCTCATGTGTCGGAGCAGGTGATGAGACAGGTGTTGGACACCTCCAAGGCCCCAGTCATCTTCAGCCACTCCTCCACCTATGCCATTTGCCCTCATAAAAGAAATGTTCCAGATGATGTGCTAAAGAAAGTG GAAGACAATAGAGGCATTGTTATGGTTAATTTCTATAACAACTTTGTGACCTGCAGGCAAAGTGCAAACCTATCAGACGTAGCTG ACCACTTTGACCACATCAAGAAGATAGCTGGCTCCAGCACAGTTGGCTTTGGTGGAGATTATGATGGTGTGAACAG AGTGCCGACTGGTCTGGATGATGTCTCAAAGTATCCAGACCTGGTAGCTGAGCTGCTAAGACGTGGCTGGACCGATGATGAGATCAAAGATGCTCTGGGGAGGAACCTGATCAGGGTGTTCAAAGATGTGGAGATG GTTCGAGACACACTAACCAACACAAGTCCAGACGACGAACCCATTCCACTGGAACAAGTCAAAAATCCCTGCAGGACAGATTACGGCTACCCACCCCAGCCCAGCAGTGCACGTGTGCCGTCTCTAGGTGCACCAGCTTTAGTCTCGACTGTGGCCTTAATCTCACTGTGTGTCAAGTTTATGTAG
- the dpep1 gene encoding dipeptidase 1 isoform X2: protein MQCLRVLYVVLWAFGFTSTANEHKEHALRLMAEAPLIDGHNDLPWQLRLRFNNNLKSVDLYTLNSTHTNIHKIKEGRLAAQFWAAYAPCDSQYKDAVRQTLEQIDVIHRMCQKYPEDFMLAASSQGFVCLAITDIMEAFAQNKTASLIGVEGGHSIDSSMGTLRIMYQLGVRYLTLTHSCNTPWADNWLVDTESEPVEHNGLTNFGKRLIREMNRMGMLVDLSHVSEQVMRQVLDTSKAPVIFSHSSTYAICPHKRNVPDDVLKKVEDNRGIVMVNFYNNFVTCRQSANLSDVADHFDHIKKIAGSSTVGFGGDYDGVNRVPTGLDDVSKYPDLVAELLRRGWTDDEIKDALGRNLIRVFKDVEMVRDTLTNTSPDDEPIPLEQVKNPCRTDYGYPPQPSSARVPSLGAPALVSTVALISLCVKFM, encoded by the exons ATGCAGTGCCTCAGGGTTCTATATGTGGTCCTCTGGGCTTTTGGGTTCACCTCCACAGCAAATGAACACAAAGAACATGCCCTGCGTCTGATGGCTGAGGCTCCTCTGATAGATGG GCACAATGATCTGCCATGGCAGTTGAGGTTACGGTTCAACAATAATCTCAAATCTGTGGATCTATACACCCTCAATTCCACACATACAAATATTCACAAAATTAAAGAGGGTCGCCTTGCAGCACAG TTCTGGGCAGCATATGCTCCATGTGACTCTCAATATAAAGATGCGGTCAGACAGACTCTGGAACAGATTGATGTTATTCACAGAATGTGCCAGAAATACCCAGAGGACTTCATGCTTGCTGCTAGCAGTCAAGG TTTTGTTTGTCTTGCAATCACAGATATAATGGAGGCGTTTGCCCAGAACAAAACAGCCAGTCTGATCGGAGTAGAAGGTGGCCACTCCATAGACAGCAGCATGGGCACTTTGCGCATCATGTACCAGCTGGGTGTTCGTTACCTCACCCTCACGCACAGTTGTAACACTCCCTG GGCAGATAACTGGCTGGTGGATACAGAGTCTGAACCTGTGGAACACAACGGCCTTACCAACTTTGGCAAG AGGCTGATCAGAGAGATGAACCGCATGGGTATGCTGGTGGATCTGTCTCATGTGTCGGAGCAGGTGATGAGACAGGTGTTGGACACCTCCAAGGCCCCAGTCATCTTCAGCCACTCCTCCACCTATGCCATTTGCCCTCATAAAAGAAATGTTCCAGATGATGTGCTAAAGAAAGTG GAAGACAATAGAGGCATTGTTATGGTTAATTTCTATAACAACTTTGTGACCTGCAGGCAAAGTGCAAACCTATCAGACGTAGCTG ACCACTTTGACCACATCAAGAAGATAGCTGGCTCCAGCACAGTTGGCTTTGGTGGAGATTATGATGGTGTGAACAG AGTGCCGACTGGTCTGGATGATGTCTCAAAGTATCCAGACCTGGTAGCTGAGCTGCTAAGACGTGGCTGGACCGATGATGAGATCAAAGATGCTCTGGGGAGGAACCTGATCAGGGTGTTCAAAGATGTGGAGATG GTTCGAGACACACTAACCAACACAAGTCCAGACGACGAACCCATTCCACTGGAACAAGTCAAAAATCCCTGCAGGACAGATTACGGCTACCCACCCCAGCCCAGCAGTGCACGTGTGCCGTCTCTAGGTGCACCAGCTTTAGTCTCGACTGTGGCCTTAATCTCACTGTGTGTCAAGTTTATGTAG
- the sult5a1 gene encoding sulfotransferase family 5A, member 1: MARLDVTETFHDITFPGHLHTEESLHYASHFKFQDTDTLIVTYPKSGTTWMQEIVTLVSSSGDPERAQTQPNWARAPWLEQYYCPDVLKASQGRRILTTHLPYQLLAPALTGSKAKVIYVARNPKDVAVSYYHFHKMARFLPEAGTFSEFLSAFLKGTVHYGSWFDHVKGWTSNARNIHHFLYITYEEMSLDLRASVERVSGFLQCPLVEEELTSTMKSCSFNSMSENSMVNYTLVPQEIIDHTKGKFMRKGKIGDWVNTFSEEQRCIFDAVYTSRMADSSLKFVWCVPEQEPPLKSRRDTDPHQTHHILERTFA, from the exons ATGGCTCGGCTGGATGTTACAGAGACATTTCATGACATCACCTTCCCTGGACACCTGCACACCGAGGAAAGCCTCCATTATGCTTCTCACTTCAAATTTCAGGATACAGACACGCTGATTGTCACATACCCCAAATCAG GGACAACATGGATGCAGGAGATTGTCACTTTGGTGTCGAGCAGCGGCGACCCAGAGAGGGCTCAGACGCAGCCTAACTGGGCACGGGCTCCCTGGCTGGAGCAGTACTACTGCCCCGATGTCCTGAAAGCTTCCCAAGGGAGACGCAtcctcaccacacacctgccGTACCAGCTTCTAGCTCCTGCACTCACTGGCTCCAAAGCCAAG GTCATATATGTGGCAAGAAACCCTAAAGATGTGGCTGTGTCGTATTACCACTTCCATAAGATGGCCAGGTTCCTGCCAGAAGCAGGCACCTTCTCCGAGTTCCTAAGTGCTTTCCTGAAGGGGACTG TACACTATGGTTCGTGGTTCGATCATGTGAAAGGTTGGACCAGCAATGCAAGAAATATTCATCACTTCCTCTATATCACATATGAAGAAATGTCACTG GACCTACGTGCCTCTGTGGAAAGAGTGAGTGGGTTTCTGcagtgccccctggtggaggaggagctaaCCAGCACCATGAAGAGCTGCAGTTTTAATAGCATGAGCGAGAACAGCATGGTGAACTACACACTTGTTCCCCAGGAAATCATAGACCACACCAAGGGCAAGTTCATGAGGAAAG GTAAAATTGGAGACTGGGTGAACACCTTCTCAGAGGAGCAAAGATGCATCTTTGATGCTGTGTACACTTCCAGGATGGCGGACAGCTCTCTGAagtttgtgtggtgtgtcccAGAGCAGGAGCCACCATTGAAGTCAAGGAGAGACACAGatccacaccagactcaccACATCCTAGAAAGGACCTTTGCATAA
- the hp gene encoding haptoglobin codes for MKWLFVAVFLVGSMICLSVNTFAVHRSRRMVGGSLVTTPVPWQAMVFLSENILDGGFAGGALIAPRWVLTAGRNLFVRKSREHSRGEAPLIPKVYLGISRRAEAGPATEVAVEKVFLHPGFQNQTTWDDDLALIQLKEPVIFTNTVFPIPLPERGEDLAEKEGQRGIITGWGWGVHLTPSEHLKFLSLAVVSVCGGDKKLCTEPSRYDEDVCFGDAGGALAFLDPETGRVYAGGILSNDKACGAGKRAVYTKVSAYLPWIQSVMRGDSDRFSSLRTSIMKDMLEKQP; via the exons GTTATTTGTGGCTGTTTTCCTTGTGGGCTCCATGATCTGTCTGTCGGTGAACACCTTTGCAG TGCACAGGAGCAGGCGTATGGTCGGAGGCTCCCTGGTCACCACTCCGGTCCCATGGCAGGCCATGGTCTTCCTCAGCGAGAACATACTGGACGGAGGGTTTGCTGGAGGTGCGCTGATCGCTCCACGCTGGGTGCTGACTGCTGGCCGGAACCTCTTtgtgaggaagagcagagagcATAGCAGAGGGGAAGCACCCTTGATCCCCAAAGTCTACTTAGGGATTTCCCGACGGGCCGAGGCTGGTCCCGCTACAGAAGTGGCAGTGGAGAAG GTATTTCTACACCCAGGCTTCCAGAACCAGACCACCTGGGATGATGACCTCGCCCTGATCCAGCTGAAGGAACCTGTGATCTTCACTAACACCGTCTTCCCCATCCCCCTTCCCGAGAGAGGCGAGGACCTGGcagagaaagagggacagaggggGATCATCACTGGCTGGGGCTGGGGGGTCCATCTCACTCCATCAGAACACCTGAAGTTCCTCTCCCTGGCCGTCGTCTCCGTGTGTGGAGGGGACAAGAAGCTCTGCACGGAACCCAGCCGGTACGACGAGGATGTTTGCTTCGGGGACGCAGGCGGGGCTCTGGCCTTCCTCGACCCCGAGACCGGCCGAGTCTACGCCGGCGGCATCCTCTCCAACGACAAGGCGTGCGGTGCAGGGAAGAGGGCCGTCTACACAAAGGTGTCAGCGTACCTGCCCTGGATCCAGAGTGTCATGAGGGGCGACTCCGACAGATTCTCCTCTCTTCGCACTTCAATTATGAAAGACATGTTGGAAAAGCAGCCATAG